The Tautonia plasticadhaerens nucleotide sequence CGCGGTGGGCGCCGCCGGGGGGCTCCTCGACGACCTCGTCGATGATCTCGAAGCGGAGCAGGTCGCGCGAGGTCATCTTCAAGGCCTCGGCGGCGCGGTCCTTGCGCTCGGCGGTCTTCCAGAGGATGGTGGCGCAGCCTTCGGGGCTGATGACGGAATAATAGGCGTGCTCCATCATGCCGACCCGGTCGCCGATGCCGATGCCCAGGGCGCCGCCGGATCCCCCCTCGCCGATGACGACGCAGACGATCGGGGTGTCGATCTGGCTCATCGCCATCAGGTTTTCGGCGATGATGGCGGCCTGGCCCCGCTCCTCGGCCTCGATGCCGGGGTAGGCGCCGGGGGTGTCGATCAGGCAGATGATGGGCAGGCGGTGGCGTTCGGCCAGCCGCATGGCCCGGAGGGCCTTGCGATAGCCCTCGGGGTGGGCGCAGCCGAAGTTGCAGGAGGTGCGTTCGGCCAGATCCCGTCCCTTCTGGTGGCCGACGAACATGACCTTCTGCTCGCCGAGGTGGGCGAAGCCGGTGACCAGCGCCGGGTCGTCGCCGACGGCCCGGTCGCCGTGCAATTCGAGGAACTGGTCGAAGATCAGTTCCAGGTAGTCTCGGGACTGGGGCCGGAGCTGGTGCCGGGAGACCTGGACCGTCTCCCAGGGGGAGAGG carries:
- a CDS encoding acetyl-CoA carboxylase carboxyltransferase subunit alpha, translated to MPPATNPNTNTRPANQYRLPFEAPIFEMEARLLELEARQAGGGGDAAGLTDQIRTVRRELVGLKRAIFANLSPWETVQVSRHQLRPQSRDYLELIFDQFLELHGDRAVGDDPALVTGFAHLGEQKVMFVGHQKGRDLAERTSCNFGCAHPEGYRKALRAMRLAERHRLPIICLIDTPGAYPGIEAEERGQAAIIAENLMAMSQIDTPIVCVVIGEGGSGGALGIGIGDRVGMMEHAYYSVISPEGCATILWKTAERKDRAAEALKMTSRDLLRFEIIDEVVEEPPGGAHRDPRGAAVALKGFLTRSLRKLAEIPPDRLLDHRYQKFRRIGAFFEEPPAPIEPDPEPGIGPESGPPPAPINGTPTPS